The proteins below come from a single Vibrio natriegens NBRC 15636 = ATCC 14048 = DSM 759 genomic window:
- the galU gene encoding UTP--glucose-1-phosphate uridylyltransferase GalU: MIKKCLFPAAGYGTRFLPATKSMPKEMMPVVNKPLIEYGVEEAINAGMESMCIVTGRGKHTLMDHFDKNYELEHQIEGTNKEELLVDIRNIIESANFTYIRQREMKGLGHAILTGRELVGDEPFAVVLADDLCLNIDGDGVLQQMVNLYKQFRCSIVAVQEVPKDQTHKYGVIAGEEIKDNLIRINDMVEKPAPGTAPSNLAIIGRYILTPDIFKLIESTEPGKGGEIQITDALMQQAQKGCVIAYKFNGQRFDCGSVEGYIEATNFCYQNIYKQNKESKESTRLNQPTISISEPELA; the protein is encoded by the coding sequence ATGATAAAGAAATGTCTATTCCCTGCCGCAGGCTACGGCACTCGCTTTCTTCCAGCCACTAAATCCATGCCGAAAGAAATGATGCCTGTTGTTAACAAACCACTCATTGAGTATGGTGTTGAAGAGGCCATCAATGCGGGTATGGAAAGTATGTGTATCGTAACCGGCCGCGGCAAGCACACCTTGATGGATCACTTCGATAAAAACTATGAGTTAGAGCACCAAATCGAAGGGACCAATAAAGAAGAACTGCTTGTCGATATACGCAATATCATTGAATCTGCGAATTTTACCTACATTCGACAACGAGAGATGAAAGGTCTCGGCCATGCGATTTTAACTGGTCGAGAACTTGTTGGGGACGAGCCTTTTGCAGTGGTATTGGCGGATGATCTCTGTCTTAACATTGATGGCGATGGTGTCTTACAACAAATGGTCAACCTCTATAAGCAATTCCGCTGCTCTATTGTTGCCGTGCAAGAAGTCCCTAAAGACCAAACCCATAAGTATGGTGTCATCGCTGGCGAAGAGATCAAAGATAATCTAATCCGAATCAATGATATGGTTGAAAAACCAGCCCCAGGCACTGCACCAAGTAATTTGGCGATCATTGGTCGCTACATACTCACTCCAGACATTTTCAAACTCATTGAAAGCACCGAGCCAGGAAAAGGTGGAGAAATTCAAATCACAGACGCACTTATGCAGCAAGCTCAAAAAGGGTGTGTGATAGCATATAAGTTTAATGGTCAGCGATTCGATTGCGGTTCTGTAGAAGGATATATCGAAGCCACCAATTTTTGCTACCAGAATATCTATAAGCAAAACAAAGAAAGCAAAGAGTCTACTCGACTCAATCAGCCGACTATTTCAATCTCGGAACCAGAACTAGCGTAG
- a CDS encoding glycosyltransferase: protein MTKLPSLDVVITAHKEGDLLLPTFISAQDSINRLKSDFDLDINIVLYLDNPDSITLSVAEELANKFNLNLFTGKNGDPGISRNQAISLCQSDYIALLDGDDLWSENWLHSVYSDISVRLSHGKSITNIVYHPEYNLIFGGHNAFVRQGNINDSFFDTRFLRASNYWDALCVAPRKLLLNFPYKKNDLSKGFAHEDYHWVCVTIENGVTHLTTENTIHFKRRRENSVSVIANNQNVKCYTTGLQRYS, encoded by the coding sequence ATGACTAAGCTACCATCATTAGATGTCGTTATAACAGCACACAAGGAAGGAGACCTCTTACTGCCAACCTTTATTAGTGCTCAAGACTCTATCAATAGACTAAAATCTGATTTTGATTTAGACATTAATATAGTACTGTACTTAGATAATCCTGATAGTATTACTTTATCTGTTGCTGAAGAATTAGCTAATAAATTCAATCTAAATCTATTCACAGGAAAAAATGGTGACCCAGGCATTTCAAGAAATCAGGCTATATCTCTTTGTCAAAGTGATTACATTGCCTTATTAGATGGTGATGACTTATGGTCAGAGAACTGGTTGCACTCAGTATATTCGGATATTTCAGTTAGACTCTCTCATGGAAAATCTATAACTAATATAGTCTACCACCCTGAATATAACTTAATTTTTGGTGGACATAATGCCTTTGTAAGACAAGGAAATATCAATGACTCCTTTTTTGATACGCGCTTCCTAAGAGCCTCTAACTACTGGGATGCACTTTGCGTTGCACCAAGAAAGCTACTATTAAACTTTCCTTATAAGAAGAATGATCTGAGTAAAGGCTTTGCTCATGAGGATTATCATTGGGTTTGTGTCACTATAGAAAATGGTGTGACACATTTGACTACAGAAAATACCATTCACTTCAAACGTCGTCGCGAGAATAGTGTATCCGTTATAGCGAACAATCAAAATGTTAAATGCTATACTACGGGGCTTCAAAGGTACAGCTAA
- a CDS encoding glycosyltransferase, whose product MKQADSDKVKFITNQLLSNKYVVEKLSLSNESLESQTTTINNIINNDLLIPGYFDSEFYLSEYVDVYDSGMLAIEHYLLFGREEGRIGYESRWSSIVDQMFKNGECKAVLNFENGEKKVKYETIFDNYTKYGKSFYTCKKLSCKWFQDIDSGTLRSPIISYTTLERHNIYEKVETLLNIKRLMKRVTFYHKHELNLLLELAFSSDWNINELDKSLAISESNHYDLFDLNFVQKELNIKGNSIVEIYSNWFSSFRKLTPNKYFLSTYYTSEYGDLKQLEYPFEHYALNGRFEGRKPNQFVSKIQFGSHKTCQYKSLSILDKYPFLSYFEESSVDSLNLLIDNISGLVKNERDINALISLINNQFFIDFFKSNNLKDAIVSWKENDFTDKAIILFDIDYLSKKLDTNLVNFEDAFLAWREIAKAESISTSPLFDQHYYLDRYLDLKYSNINAFEHYLHHGQHENRSPCRYIDPLWIRNTYTIGTLSGLDFFACSDKKIKPSPGLMPIDIYELQEIAKSSYESSWFDTTHNQVLKNQLEKANKIDPRIKLHDPSRIYTLMPYNMDFYAEIKGLESKIPSADILIFRDSINFGGADVVLSHLYRALKIIEPTKNIKIISFGEVEDKVVSSRDINPNDVINLKQLKGMIPLEHQANVVYDIIIGTKADQVYNVNSYGAWEAFKKYGKSLTQETKLFGYLFCDDRDEFGNIAGYPASYFFPTIEHLSRVYLDSESLLSELVGRGVIINRYASKIKVLKTPFEPFNNINDTIQPKISKKIAWAGRFDEQKKPELLIKIARLMPEYEFHVWGKAVLSNKEYNFSKCKNIILHGLYDDINELLHQDCSLYLYTSGWDGIPTILLDVVNLGLPIVASNVGGVAEAVPSWSLVDEIDNPAQYVDKINSILANYENSLNHMGQYKEMLLEKCSFENYCFEIGNN is encoded by the coding sequence ATGAAGCAAGCTGATAGTGATAAAGTAAAATTTATTACAAACCAATTATTAAGTAACAAATATGTTGTTGAAAAGCTTAGTCTTAGTAATGAATCCCTAGAGTCTCAAACAACGACCATTAATAACATCATCAATAATGACCTATTGATACCAGGCTATTTTGACTCAGAATTCTATCTATCAGAATATGTTGATGTGTATGATTCTGGCATGCTTGCCATAGAGCACTATCTGCTATTCGGAAGGGAAGAAGGAAGAATTGGATATGAGTCCAGATGGTCTTCAATAGTAGATCAGATGTTTAAAAATGGTGAATGTAAAGCTGTTTTAAACTTTGAGAATGGCGAGAAGAAAGTTAAGTACGAAACCATTTTTGACAATTATACCAAATATGGAAAATCTTTTTATACATGTAAAAAACTGAGCTGCAAATGGTTTCAAGATATAGATTCAGGAACCTTAAGATCACCGATAATTAGTTATACAACACTAGAAAGACATAATATTTATGAAAAAGTCGAAACTTTACTAAATATTAAACGCTTGATGAAAAGAGTTACTTTTTATCATAAGCATGAACTGAACCTTCTATTAGAGCTTGCTTTTAGTTCTGATTGGAACATCAACGAACTAGATAAATCATTAGCTATTTCAGAGTCCAATCATTATGATCTTTTTGATTTAAACTTTGTGCAAAAAGAGTTAAATATAAAGGGTAACTCTATAGTAGAAATATATTCAAATTGGTTTTCCAGCTTTAGAAAATTAACACCAAACAAGTATTTCTTATCTACTTACTATACCTCCGAATATGGTGACTTAAAACAACTAGAGTATCCATTTGAACACTATGCTTTAAATGGAAGGTTTGAAGGAAGAAAACCGAACCAGTTTGTATCAAAGATACAATTTGGCAGTCACAAAACTTGTCAATATAAATCACTATCTATTTTAGATAAATATCCTTTTTTAAGCTATTTTGAAGAAAGCTCGGTAGACTCTTTAAACTTACTCATTGATAATATTAGTGGTCTAGTTAAAAATGAGAGAGATATTAACGCTCTCATATCTTTAATAAACAATCAATTTTTTATTGACTTTTTTAAATCTAATAACTTAAAAGATGCTATTGTTTCATGGAAAGAAAATGATTTCACAGACAAAGCGATAATTCTCTTTGATATAGATTATCTGTCTAAGAAGTTAGATACAAACTTAGTCAACTTTGAAGATGCATTCTTAGCATGGAGAGAAATAGCAAAAGCTGAGTCTATCTCAACAAGCCCTCTATTTGATCAGCATTATTACTTAGACCGATATCTTGACTTAAAATATTCAAATATCAATGCTTTTGAGCACTACCTACATCATGGTCAACATGAGAATAGATCACCATGTAGATATATAGACCCTTTATGGATACGTAACACGTATACTATTGGTACTCTCTCAGGACTAGATTTCTTTGCTTGTAGTGATAAGAAAATAAAACCATCTCCAGGGCTCATGCCTATAGACATTTATGAGCTTCAAGAAATTGCTAAGAGTTCATATGAAAGTTCTTGGTTTGATACCACGCACAATCAAGTTCTTAAAAATCAACTAGAAAAAGCAAATAAAATAGATCCTAGAATAAAGCTTCACGATCCTAGTCGCATTTATACTTTGATGCCATATAATATGGATTTTTATGCTGAAATTAAAGGACTGGAAAGTAAAATACCCAGCGCAGATATACTAATATTTCGTGACTCTATAAACTTTGGTGGAGCAGATGTAGTACTAAGTCACTTATATCGAGCATTGAAAATTATCGAACCAACTAAAAATATAAAAATTATTTCATTTGGCGAAGTAGAAGATAAAGTTGTTTCTAGCCGTGACATTAATCCTAATGACGTCATCAACTTAAAGCAACTAAAAGGTATGATCCCTTTGGAACATCAAGCTAATGTTGTTTATGATATAATAATTGGTACGAAAGCAGATCAGGTTTATAACGTAAATAGTTACGGGGCTTGGGAAGCATTTAAGAAATATGGTAAGAGCCTGACTCAAGAAACAAAACTATTTGGTTATCTTTTTTGTGATGATAGAGATGAGTTTGGTAATATAGCTGGATATCCTGCCTCATACTTCTTCCCAACAATCGAGCATCTGAGTCGTGTATATTTAGATAGTGAGAGCTTGCTTTCAGAGTTAGTAGGTCGTGGTGTTATCATCAATAGATACGCCTCTAAGATCAAAGTATTAAAAACACCATTTGAGCCCTTCAATAACATAAATGATACTATCCAACCTAAAATAAGTAAGAAAATTGCGTGGGCTGGTAGATTTGACGAGCAGAAGAAACCTGAATTATTAATAAAGATCGCAAGATTAATGCCTGAATATGAATTCCATGTTTGGGGTAAGGCTGTATTGTCAAATAAAGAGTATAATTTTTCCAAGTGTAAAAATATTATTCTTCATGGTTTATATGATGATATTAATGAACTACTTCATCAGGATTGTAGTCTTTATCTATACACTTCAGGGTGGGATGGTATCCCAACAATCTTGTTAGATGTAGTTAATCTAGGCCTGCCAATTGTAGCTAGCAATGTTGGAGGAGTAGCAGAAGCAGTCCCATCTTGGTCATTAGTTGATGAAATAGATAATCCAGCACAGTATGTAGATAAAATCAACAGCATTTTAGCTAACTATGAAAATAGTCTTAACCATATGGGGCAGTATAAAGAAATGCTTTTAGAAAAATGCTCTTTTGAAAATTATTGCTTTGAAATAGGAAATAATTAA
- a CDS encoding NAD-dependent epimerase/dehydratase family protein — translation MMEKQLKVTLLGATGFLGSALSDSLERKGIEWIGVTVEPTQHPKIVTISPNDTRRLIQTINDYPIVINATGALKPKDFERNTKESLEKFWKLVEHFSAIYASSKLEKLVHISSGGTVYGEGSFNHSHKEKDILSPISWYGRAKLFEELHYEKLANTISADYLCVRVSNPYGNPNKSNHGFIDVLINNILSGKDTVIYEDSDPIRDFVYASDMADTIVNNLIKNELGTFNIASGCSYSLMEIVGFAKQFSSKVNVIRSGKKPEYDVLNNMLDIRKTKNNNTYIRTTNVVNYIESKLNFVEKFENEAS, via the coding sequence TACAGGATTCCTTGGTTCAGCACTATCTGATTCGTTGGAACGTAAAGGTATCGAGTGGATCGGCGTCACCGTAGAACCAACTCAACACCCTAAAATAGTTACAATATCACCCAATGATACTAGACGACTTATACAGACTATAAATGACTACCCTATTGTTATAAATGCAACAGGAGCTCTAAAACCCAAAGATTTTGAAAGAAACACAAAAGAGTCATTAGAAAAGTTTTGGAAACTAGTCGAACACTTTTCAGCGATCTATGCCTCATCGAAGCTCGAAAAACTGGTACATATTTCATCTGGTGGAACAGTTTATGGTGAGGGAAGTTTTAATCATTCACATAAAGAAAAAGACATCCTATCGCCTATATCTTGGTATGGTAGAGCCAAGTTATTTGAAGAGCTACATTATGAAAAGCTAGCAAATACTATTTCTGCCGACTACTTGTGTGTAAGGGTTTCCAATCCATATGGCAACCCTAACAAATCTAATCATGGCTTCATCGATGTACTAATTAACAATATATTATCAGGAAAAGATACCGTCATATATGAGGATAGTGACCCCATCCGCGATTTTGTCTATGCTTCTGATATGGCAGATACTATTGTCAATAATTTGATAAAAAATGAATTAGGGACATTTAATATTGCTTCCGGGTGTTCATACTCTTTAATGGAAATAGTAGGCTTTGCTAAGCAGTTCTCTAGTAAAGTAAACGTGATTCGTTCAGGAAAAAAACCTGAATATGATGTTCTTAATAATATGTTAGATATTAGAAAAACAAAGAATAACAATACATATATTAGAACAACAAATGTTGTTAATTATATAGAATCAAAACTTAATTTTGTTGAGAAATTTGAGAATGAAGCAAGCTGA